One part of the Trichomycterus rosablanca isolate fTriRos1 chromosome 25, fTriRos1.hap1, whole genome shotgun sequence genome encodes these proteins:
- the dipk1aa gene encoding divergent protein kinase domain 1A: MARGLFTRACMCMNKFYHFQVRLSYVRVKYLFLTWLAVFVGGWVVYVQYSSYTELCRAHQCHTTICDKYSSGVIDGSACSSLCDKDSLYFRRCLSTSPNNQVYTASWGDADAVIRCRLGYVLHYELGEELEPRKEPALFDKPTRGTSVEKFKEMVHGHLKVKVGEQADLSGLVSLILTFADSDHDGHVSLAEARSAWALLQLDEVLLSLVLRNRGHTPKLLGFCGDLYVVERVPYTPLYGLNLSTSSRSWIPGALGRAVDRFLAPSWPHKAKIAIGLLELVEDVFHGQFGSFLLCDMSPASFGYTERYELRLLDSRHAVPEEAFRSAMRVRPCRQDSDCVYSGACGATCRPAERRCDPEPSRPNLARACSALEDFLLQGAAAELRGELERQLNACTRLKGSSQQMEMEHSLMLNNLKMLLWKQISHTNDS; the protein is encoded by the exons GTCCGGCTGTCGTACGTTCGGGTGAAGTACCTGTTCCTGACCTGGTTGGCTGTGTTCGTGGGGGGCTGGGTGGTGTACGTCCAGTACTCCTCCTATACCGAGCTGTGCAGAGCCCACCAGTGCCACACCACCATT tgtgataAGTACAGCTCGGGCGTGATCGACGGCTCAGCCTGCAGCAGTCTGTGTGATAAAGACTCGCTGTACTTCAGGAGATGCCTCTCCACCAGCCCCAACAACCAG GTTTACACGGCGAGCTGGGGGGACGCGGACGCCGTGATCAGGTGCCGCCTGGGTTACGTGCTGCACTATGAGCTGGGAGAGGAGCTGGAGCCCCGAAAGGAGCCGGCGCTCTTCGACAAACCCACCAGGGGGACGTCCGTGGAGAAGTTCAAAGAGATGGTCCACGGGCACCTGAAG GTGAAGGTGGGCGAGCAGGCCGACCTGAGCGGGTTGGTCTCTCTGATCCTGACGTTTGCAGACTCCGACCACGACGGTCACGTGTCTCTGGCGGAGGCGCGGTCGGCCTGGGCTCTGCTTCAGCTGGACGAGGTCTTACTCAGCTTGGTCCTGAGGAACCGCGGGCACACGCCCAAGCTGCTGGGCTTCTGCGGGGACCTGTACGTGGTGGAGCGGGTCCCGTACACCCCGCTGTACGGTCTTAACCTCTCGACGTCCTCCCGGTCGTGGATCCCGGGCGCGCTCGGCCGCGCCGTCGACCGTTTCCTCGCGCCGTCCTGGCCGCACAAGGCCAAGATCGCCATCGGACTGCTGGAGCTGGTGGAGGACGTCTTCCACGGCCAGTTCGGCTCCTTCCTGCTGTGCGACATGAGCCCGGCGAGCTTCGGATACACCGAGCGCTACGAGCTCCGCCTCCTGGACAGCCGCCACGCGGTACCCGAGGAGGCCTTCAGAAGCGCCATGCGGGTACGGCCGTGCCGGCAGGACTCGGACTGCGTTTACAGCGGCGCCTGCGGGGCCACGTGCCGCCCGGCCGAGCGGCGCTGCGACCCCGAGCCCAGCCGACCCAACCTGGCGCGGGCGTGCAGCGCGCTGGAGGACTTCCTGCTGCAGGGGGCGGCGGCGGAGCTGCGGGGCGAGCTGGAGCGCCAGCTGAACGCCTGCACGCGGCTGAAGGGTTCCAGCCAGCAGATGGAGATGGAGCACTCGCTCATGCTGAACAACCTGAAGATGCTGCTGTGGAAGCAGATCTCGCACACTAACGACTCCTAG